The Pogona vitticeps strain Pit_001003342236 chromosome 3, PviZW2.1, whole genome shotgun sequence genome includes a window with the following:
- the BDH1 gene encoding D-beta-hydroxybutyrate dehydrogenase, mitochondrial, with amino-acid sequence MATLLAAARISRPLARLALKGPHLKDGTLGLRPLPEFWFSVSGATSGRRSYTTEVSEIGERAVLITGCDSGFGFALAKHLHEKGFIIYAGCLLKEQGRGGSKDLDDMKSDRMRTVQLNVCDSEEVSRAVDFMTSTLRGPETGLWGLVNNAGVSTFGEVEFTSMDTYKEVAEVNLWGTIRTTKAFLPLIRRAKGRVVNISSMMGRMANPARSPYCITKFGVEAFSDCLRYEMRPHDVKVCIVEPGNFIAGTSLYSPERIKSIADKMWDELPEIVRRDYGRKYFDEQVAKMQSYCNSGSTDTSPVIDSITHALTSTTPYTRYHPMDYYWWLRMQVMTHMPAAISDRLYIY; translated from the exons ATGGCAACCCTCTTGGCGGCAGCCCGCATCTCCCGGCCCCTGGCCCGGCTGGCCCTCAAGGGCCCCCACCTCAAGGATGGCACCCTCGGCCTGCG GCCCCTTCCGGAGTTCTGGTTCTCCGTCTCGGGCGCAACGAGCGGCCGGCGCTCCTACACCACCGAAGTGTCCGAG ATTGGCGAGCGGGCGGTTCTCATCACCGGCTGCGATTCAGGCTTTGGCTTTGCCCTGGCCAAGCACCTGCATGAGAAGGGCTTCATCATTTATGCTGGCTGCCTGCTGAAG GAGCAAGGCCGGGGGGGCTCCAAGGACTTGGACGACATGAAGAGCGACCGCATGCGGACAGTGCAGCTGAATGTCTGTGACAGCGAGGAAGTGTCCCGGGCGGTGGACTTCATGACGTCGACCTTGAGAGGCCCAGAGACAG gTCTCTGGGGGCTCGTCAACAACGCCGGCGTCTCCACCTTTGGGGAGGTGGAATTCACCAGCATGGACACCTACAAGGAGGTGGCAGAAGTGAACCTGTGGGGCACGATCCGCACCACCAAGGCCTTCCTGCCCCTCATCCGCCGAGCCAAAG GCCGCGTGGTCAACATCAGCAGCATGATGGGGCGCATGGCCAACCCGGCCCGCTCCCCCTACTGCATCACCAAATTTGGGGTGGAGGCCTTTTCCGACTGCCTGCGCTACGAGATGCGCCCTCACGACGTGAAGGTCTGCATCGTGGAGCCCGGGAACTTCATTGCCGGCACCAGCCTGTACAGCCCCGAGCGCATCAAGAGCATCGCGGACAAGATGTGGGACGAGCTGCCCGAGATTGTGCGCCGTGACTACGGGCGCAAGTACTTCGACGAGCAGGTGGCCAAGATGCAGTCGTACTGCAACAGCGGCTCCACCGACACCTCGCCCGTCATCGACAGCATCACCCACGCCCTGACCTCCACCACGCCCTACACCCGCTACCACCCCATGGACTACTACTGGTGGCTGCGCATGCAGGTCATGACCCACATGCCGGCGGCCATCTCAGACCGCCTCTACATCTACTGA